A stretch of the Deltaproteobacteria bacterium genome encodes the following:
- a CDS encoding DnaJ domain-containing protein, which produces MAKDFYQVLGVPRSATPDEIKKAYRRLAKQYHPDVNKGERRAEERFKEITEANEVLSDPKKRQQYDLLGEAYAQGGPGGGFEWRTRTGRGPRGAEEGIPGFEGLGDIFSELFGFGGVNRRDRPGSGSGPRGSGGYASAQRGEEITATVEIEFLEAIHGASRQLQVERGGRREKIAVKIPAGVADGQRIRVAGKGGAGRNGGPSGDLFLDVRVRPHPRFTRTGADLQTDVPLTIYEAILGAEVTVPTLEGSGIKMKIPAGTAPGQRFRIKGKGMPASGKTAGGDLYVVAHIVPPQQLNDKWRQLAEQMATECPYNPRE; this is translated from the coding sequence ATGGCCAAGGATTTTTATCAAGTCTTAGGCGTTCCCCGCTCCGCGACTCCCGACGAGATCAAGAAGGCCTATCGACGGCTCGCCAAGCAGTATCATCCCGACGTGAATAAGGGAGAGCGGCGCGCCGAAGAGCGTTTCAAAGAAATCACCGAGGCGAATGAAGTCCTCTCCGATCCGAAAAAACGGCAACAATATGACTTACTGGGCGAGGCGTATGCGCAAGGCGGTCCCGGCGGCGGGTTCGAATGGCGGACGCGCACCGGGCGCGGGCCGCGCGGCGCCGAAGAGGGAATTCCCGGATTCGAAGGCCTGGGAGATATCTTTAGCGAACTGTTCGGATTCGGTGGCGTGAATCGGCGCGATCGTCCAGGGTCCGGGTCTGGGCCGCGCGGGAGTGGTGGATATGCGAGTGCGCAGCGGGGTGAAGAGATCACGGCGACGGTGGAGATTGAGTTCCTGGAGGCGATCCACGGAGCGTCTCGACAATTGCAAGTGGAGCGCGGCGGGCGACGGGAAAAGATCGCGGTCAAGATTCCTGCCGGCGTGGCGGACGGTCAACGCATCCGCGTGGCGGGTAAAGGCGGGGCCGGGCGCAATGGCGGCCCGTCCGGGGATCTATTCCTCGACGTGCGGGTGCGCCCGCATCCGCGCTTCACGCGCACCGGCGCCGATTTGCAGACCGACGTCCCGCTGACGATCTATGAGGCGATTCTCGGTGCCGAAGTGACCGTGCCGACGTTGGAAGGGAGCGGGATCAAGATGAAGATCCCGGCCGGGACGGCGCCGGGGCAGCGGTTTCGTATTAAAGGAAAAGGCATGCCGGCCAGCGGCAAGACCGCCGGCGGCGATTTGTACGTCGTTGCCCATATCGTTCCGCCGCAACAACTCAACGACAAATGGCGCCAACTCGCCGAACAAATGGCCACCGAATGCCCCTACAACCCGCGGGAATGA
- a CDS encoding NADH-quinone oxidoreductase subunit I, producing MPGHVYTIAREARLSWWERLYLPEIVRGLWITGRHLVQNIVHMNRRITIEYPDQRPVLPQGYRAEHRLMLRPDESVRCTSCMLCATACPADCIEIVAEDVGDNKVEKRPRIFNINMLRCVFCGLCVEACPCDAIRMDTGKFENSAYTRKEFIYDIGKLMSNHPANVSPYSVALY from the coding sequence ATGCCGGGACATGTCTATACGATCGCCCGCGAGGCGCGCTTGAGTTGGTGGGAACGATTGTATTTGCCCGAAATCGTCCGTGGTCTCTGGATTACCGGCCGTCACTTGGTGCAAAACATCGTGCATATGAATCGGCGGATCACGATCGAATACCCCGATCAGCGGCCGGTGTTGCCGCAGGGTTATCGCGCTGAACATCGGCTGATGCTGCGTCCCGACGAGTCCGTGCGCTGCACGTCGTGCATGCTCTGTGCGACGGCCTGCCCGGCGGACTGCATCGAGATCGTTGCGGAAGACGTTGGCGATAATAAAGTGGAGAAGCGGCCGCGGATTTTTAACATCAATATGCTGCGCTGCGTGTTTTGCGGTCTGTGTGTCGAGGCGTGTCCCTGCGACGCGATTCGGATGGATACCGGAAAGTTCGAAAACTCCGCGTACACCCGCAAAGAATTTATTTATGACATCGGCAAACTGATGTCGAATCATCCGGCCAATGTGAGTCCGTATTCAGTCGCACTGTATTAA
- a CDS encoding DUF2203 family protein: MRRHSYFSLEEANGLIPTLEYYCRQLAMLHSELVSLQYHLQRQGAKVTARGVSLPRRAVKEVRGWRTRYFDRCHQYDALLEEMAATGVEIVDATLGLVNIYTWWDGEEVVLSWQYGEPSVQFWFDPGEPFSARRPIRQLFHDAPTGRAQWH, from the coding sequence ATGCGTCGACACAGTTACTTTTCATTGGAAGAAGCGAACGGGCTGATCCCGACGTTGGAGTACTATTGTCGGCAGTTGGCGATGCTGCATTCCGAACTCGTGAGTCTCCAATATCATTTGCAGCGGCAAGGCGCCAAGGTCACTGCGCGCGGGGTCTCGTTGCCGCGTCGCGCGGTCAAAGAAGTTCGGGGTTGGCGCACGCGTTATTTCGATCGTTGTCACCAATACGACGCGTTGCTGGAGGAAATGGCCGCGACGGGCGTGGAGATCGTCGATGCGACGTTGGGGCTCGTGAACATTTATACCTGGTGGGATGGCGAGGAAGTCGTGCTCAGTTGGCAATATGGTGAGCCGTCCGTGCAATTTTGGTTCGATCCGGGCGAACCCTTCTCCGCCCGTCGCCCCATCCGCCAGTTGTTCCATGACGCCCCTACGGGGCGGGCGCAGTGGCATTAA
- a CDS encoding dCTP deaminase, which yields MGVQPDTWIAEMARTRRMIEPFVDTQVRTGISYGLSSYGYDFRIADEFRVPVAGGAVLDPKAVGPEAFREVRTSVLELPAGGYAIGRTVEYFRIPREVVTIATGKSTYARCGVTIYVTPFEPEWEGYATIAIANSAGRSVRIYAGEGIGQLLFLRGDGVCAVSYADKQGKYQAQQGITHARGSG from the coding sequence ATGGGTGTGCAACCGGACACATGGATTGCGGAGATGGCGCGGACGCGGCGGATGATCGAGCCGTTTGTCGACACGCAGGTGCGGACGGGGATTTCGTACGGATTATCGTCGTACGGCTACGATTTCCGGATCGCGGATGAGTTTCGCGTGCCGGTGGCCGGTGGCGCAGTGCTCGATCCGAAGGCGGTTGGGCCCGAGGCGTTTCGTGAGGTCCGGACGTCGGTCCTTGAACTGCCGGCCGGGGGCTATGCCATCGGGCGGACGGTCGAATATTTCCGCATTCCGCGGGAAGTGGTGACGATTGCGACCGGCAAGTCGACCTATGCGCGCTGCGGGGTGACGATTTATGTGACGCCGTTCGAGCCGGAGTGGGAGGGCTACGCGACGATCGCGATCGCCAACAGCGCCGGCCGTTCGGTGCGGATCTATGCCGGCGAAGGGATCGGTCAACTGCTGTTCCTCCGTGGCGACGGCGTCTGCGCGGTATCGTACGCCGATAAGCAGGGAAAATATCAAGCGCAGCAAGGCATCACCCACGCGCGCGGTTCGGGGTAA
- the mtgA gene encoding monofunctional biosynthetic peptidoglycan transglycosylase — protein MQGDLRPTPIPLRRAGIYFAAGLLWLYYLYTLFSLPDVSRLQHEPPRLTAMMQSVGGELHYEWMPLAQIARTLQRAVIAAEDDQFYRHHGFDWNAIRHAAHINWKRGRFAKGASTITQQVAKNLYLSRSKNPFRKFKEFFIALALERELSKDRILELYLNIAEWAPGVYGAEAAAQHYFKRPARELSGPQAAFLASILPNPAKLGRRGFHLTPRALLILRMM, from the coding sequence ATGCAAGGAGATCTACGCCCTACTCCCATCCCGCTGCGCCGCGCCGGCATCTACTTCGCGGCCGGCCTGCTGTGGCTCTATTACCTCTATACGCTGTTCAGCCTCCCCGATGTCAGCCGGCTCCAACACGAACCGCCCCGCCTCACCGCGATGATGCAGAGCGTCGGCGGCGAACTGCATTACGAATGGATGCCGCTCGCGCAGATCGCGCGAACGTTGCAACGCGCCGTGATCGCGGCCGAAGACGATCAATTTTACCGGCACCACGGCTTCGACTGGAACGCGATCCGACATGCCGCGCATATCAATTGGAAACGCGGCCGCTTCGCGAAAGGCGCCAGCACGATCACGCAACAAGTCGCGAAGAATTTATATTTAAGTCGCAGCAAGAATCCGTTCCGCAAATTCAAAGAATTTTTCATCGCGCTCGCACTGGAACGGGAACTTTCGAAGGACCGGATTTTGGAACTCTATCTAAACATCGCCGAATGGGCCCCCGGCGTCTACGGCGCCGAAGCCGCTGCGCAGCACTACTTCAAGCGCCCTGCCCGGGAGCTCAGCGGCCCACAAGCCGCGTTCCTCGCGTCGATCCTCCCCAACCCCGCCAAACTCGGCCGTCGCGGCTTCCACCTTACCCCGCGCGCACTGCTGATCTTGCGGATGATGTAA
- a CDS encoding NAD-dependent epimerase/dehydratase family protein, producing the protein MPRVLITGSAGNLGSRLARAMLREPCALRLMYHRTPLPQDVATASDVEPIRADLADPATLGAAVRGVDTIVHFAGVLFAPRPERFLPTTNTQWFANLVTVALAARVTRIVLISFPHVEGPTTPDRPATGRLDGHPVSVHAQTRLEEERLLFARTAETATTPVSLRIGMVYGPGILMIDAARWLAQRRLLGVWRRPTWIHLIATEDFLRATIAAALRPAVNGIYHLGDEAPTTLQEFLDAACDRWGTARPWRLPGALIRCAAALCEMGAWLFRCRAPLTRDFITIGQVSYCGDTSRFRRDLVPVLTHRTYHAGLRAQWPAE; encoded by the coding sequence GTGCCTCGAGTCCTGATTACGGGGAGTGCCGGCAATCTCGGCAGCCGTTTAGCGCGGGCGATGCTCCGCGAGCCGTGTGCATTGCGCTTGATGTATCATCGGACGCCGTTGCCGCAGGACGTGGCGACGGCGTCCGATGTGGAGCCGATCCGGGCGGATTTGGCCGATCCGGCGACGCTTGGGGCGGCGGTTCGCGGGGTCGATACGATCGTCCATTTTGCCGGCGTGTTGTTCGCACCGCGTCCGGAACGGTTTCTTCCGACGACCAACACGCAATGGTTTGCGAACCTCGTGACCGTCGCGCTTGCCGCGCGGGTGACGCGAATCGTGCTCATTTCGTTTCCCCACGTGGAAGGTCCCACGACGCCGGATCGTCCGGCCACCGGACGGTTAGATGGCCATCCCGTCTCGGTGCATGCCCAGACCAGGTTGGAAGAGGAGCGCTTGTTGTTTGCGCGCACCGCCGAGACGGCCACCACGCCGGTGAGTTTGCGCATCGGTATGGTTTACGGTCCCGGAATCTTGATGATCGACGCGGCGCGCTGGCTGGCGCAACGTCGCCTGTTGGGAGTGTGGCGACGACCGACGTGGATCCACTTGATCGCGACGGAGGATTTTCTCCGGGCCACGATCGCTGCGGCCCTGCGGCCCGCTGTGAACGGCATCTATCATCTGGGCGATGAGGCCCCGACGACGTTGCAAGAATTTCTAGACGCCGCGTGCGACCGCTGGGGAACGGCCCGCCCGTGGCGTCTTCCCGGCGCGCTCATTCGCTGTGCCGCAGCGCTGTGTGAAATGGGCGCGTGGCTGTTCCGTTGCCGCGCCCCACTGACCCGCGACTTTATCACCATCGGTCAAGTCTCCTATTGCGGCGACACATCCCGCTTTCGCCGCGACCTCGTTCCCGTCCTCACTCACCGCACGTATCACGCAGGCCTGCGCGCCCAGTGGCCGGCGGAGTGA
- a CDS encoding zinc ribbon domain-containing protein — MHLYWLIAVPMIAVLVVTAPYWWRRGWWKLPDEGLAAQLRERMLLLQRDLEGIAFDRATGSLDAVEADRLQIQHQQEIQRLADRLAGLGGSVGAPPLPPAIRHDRRCSECGTMCQTGTRFCAHCGAVLRYAPVQRRSDPEAKAARDKVERLNSPWWMLSFGLLLMLSSKVVCAAPAVAPTVPANAVVRATSASSLLVHAPWIALGLCGVVSTLIGAQALILARRKPPSQLRMT, encoded by the coding sequence ATGCATCTCTATTGGCTCATCGCAGTACCGATGATCGCCGTGCTGGTGGTCACGGCGCCGTATTGGTGGCGACGCGGTTGGTGGAAGCTCCCCGATGAAGGCCTGGCGGCGCAGCTCCGCGAGCGGATGCTGCTGTTGCAGCGGGATTTGGAAGGGATCGCCTTCGATCGGGCGACCGGCTCGCTCGATGCGGTCGAGGCCGATCGGTTGCAAATTCAGCATCAACAAGAGATCCAGCGGTTGGCCGATCGACTGGCCGGTTTGGGTGGCTCGGTCGGGGCGCCGCCGTTGCCGCCGGCGATTCGCCATGATCGGCGCTGTTCCGAGTGCGGCACGATGTGCCAAACTGGCACGCGCTTTTGTGCGCATTGTGGAGCGGTGTTGCGCTACGCGCCGGTGCAACGGCGCAGCGATCCGGAGGCCAAAGCGGCGCGGGACAAAGTGGAGCGGTTGAATTCGCCGTGGTGGATGCTCAGCTTCGGATTGTTGTTGATGTTGTCTAGTAAAGTAGTCTGTGCTGCGCCGGCGGTAGCGCCGACGGTGCCTGCCAATGCCGTCGTGCGTGCGACAAGCGCCTCCTCACTGCTGGTCCATGCCCCATGGATTGCGCTCGGTCTTTGCGGCGTGGTTTCGACCCTCATCGGCGCCCAAGCCCTCATTCTCGCCCGCCGTAAACCGCCATCACAGCTGCGAATGACGTGA
- a CDS encoding laccase domain-containing protein: MASGIRKPSGRRRPAARVAPLWRAHLVMPTLLQRRRVYQYARWSGRPVCHGFGTRGVSVEAYLRNAHEDSWSIPTTRQVHSPIAMDLTPPLPRMVLVADAFVTATPGVVCMVRTADCVPLLLYEPVRGVVAAIHAGWRGLAAGVIANTVQLMCERFGGSVARIEAAIGPAIRGAEYEVDRHVIEAMRAGGHDIAAGVLSRTGRGAATRWQLDLPTLAWQALLRSGIMPDAIGAADVSTVTHQGDFASFRRDELGSTRQVNWIALL, from the coding sequence GTGGCATCGGGGATCCGCAAGCCATCCGGGCGACGCCGACCAGCGGCCCGCGTTGCACCGTTGTGGCGCGCGCATCTCGTCATGCCGACGCTGCTGCAGCGGCGACGCGTGTATCAATATGCGCGTTGGTCCGGGAGGCCGGTGTGCCATGGCTTTGGGACGCGCGGTGTGAGTGTGGAGGCGTATTTGCGGAATGCGCACGAGGACTCGTGGTCTATTCCTACCACTCGACAAGTGCATAGTCCGATCGCGATGGATCTGACGCCGCCATTGCCACGCATGGTCTTGGTGGCCGATGCCTTTGTCACGGCGACACCTGGAGTCGTGTGCATGGTCCGCACGGCGGATTGCGTGCCGCTGTTGCTGTATGAGCCGGTGCGTGGCGTGGTGGCGGCGATTCATGCCGGCTGGCGAGGCTTGGCGGCCGGCGTGATCGCGAATACCGTGCAGCTGATGTGCGAGCGGTTCGGTGGCTCGGTAGCACGGATCGAGGCCGCGATTGGTCCCGCGATTCGTGGCGCGGAGTATGAAGTCGATCGACACGTGATCGAGGCGATGCGGGCCGGTGGGCACGACATCGCGGCCGGCGTACTCAGTCGCACTGGGCGCGGGGCAGCGACGCGGTGGCAGCTCGACCTGCCGACGTTGGCGTGGCAGGCGTTGCTGCGGTCAGGGATCATGCCCGATGCGATTGGCGCGGCCGACGTCTCCACGGTGACGCATCAAGGCGACTTCGCTTCGTTCCGTCGTGATGAGCTGGGAAGTACACGGCAAGTCAACTGGATCGCGTTACTGTAA
- a CDS encoding RluA family pseudouridine synthase: MNDLIFTVTAADAGERLDRYLARQLPQFSRTAIQRAIDAGSVTVDAARSKAKLTVRAGQRIVCRPPAPAVVAHPPIAQPMSLDVLYEDAALVVINKPAGLVVHPGAGRPHGTLVNALVARYGALPVDGEVSRPGIVHRLDQGTSGVMVVARTAAAHRHLVEQFATRVVRKTYIALCYGHVAAEGVIELPIGRHPTDRKRMSTHARRGRSACTRWRVRERFAEHATCVEIDLATGRTHQIRVHFAAVGHPLLGDPVYGGTRSVTRLPKSWQAYGRELDRPALHAWRLQLVHPSTGQAMTWSAPLPDDLEWLSRQLRGCVESTT; the protein is encoded by the coding sequence GTGAATGATCTGATTTTTACAGTAACTGCGGCGGATGCGGGTGAACGTCTCGATCGGTACTTAGCGCGCCAACTGCCTCAATTTTCTCGCACCGCGATTCAACGCGCCATCGATGCAGGGAGTGTGACGGTGGATGCCGCCCGCTCCAAGGCCAAACTGACAGTGCGTGCGGGCCAGCGCATTGTGTGTCGGCCGCCGGCGCCTGCCGTTGTCGCGCATCCTCCCATTGCGCAGCCGATGTCGTTGGATGTCCTCTATGAAGACGCCGCGTTGGTCGTGATCAACAAACCGGCCGGATTAGTCGTGCATCCGGGTGCGGGACGTCCGCATGGGACATTGGTCAACGCGTTGGTGGCGCGCTACGGTGCATTGCCGGTGGATGGCGAAGTCTCCCGCCCCGGGATTGTGCATCGTTTGGACCAAGGGACGTCGGGCGTGATGGTCGTCGCTCGCACGGCAGCGGCGCATCGGCACTTAGTTGAACAGTTTGCGACGCGCGTCGTGCGCAAGACGTATATTGCGCTCTGCTATGGACACGTCGCGGCGGAAGGGGTCATTGAACTGCCGATCGGGCGGCATCCGACGGATCGCAAGCGGATGTCGACCCATGCGCGTCGCGGGCGGAGCGCGTGTACGCGGTGGCGCGTGCGGGAGCGTTTCGCGGAACATGCGACGTGCGTCGAAATCGATTTGGCGACCGGGCGGACGCACCAAATTCGCGTCCACTTTGCGGCCGTGGGGCATCCGCTGTTGGGAGATCCGGTGTACGGCGGGACGCGGAGTGTCACCCGGCTGCCGAAATCGTGGCAGGCCTATGGGCGCGAGTTGGATCGTCCGGCATTGCATGCGTGGCGGTTGCAGTTGGTCCATCCGAGCACCGGCCAAGCCATGACATGGAGCGCGCCGTTGCCCGATGATCTGGAATGGCTGAGTCGACAATTACGAGGCTGTGTTGAGTCCACGACATAA
- a CDS encoding HNH endonuclease, with amino-acid sequence MIASDVLVLNSAYFPVHVTTLQRAMCMLYQGIVRAVDRSYRTFSFEHWRSLDPDSHHESLGLVGCFIRIPRVVLLVAYDRIPRRGIRFSRRNILLRDKYQCQYCCRHLSSEHLNLDHVVPRSQGGRTTWENVVTSCHHCNRRKGGFTPDEAGMRLLRKPYRPTSLPFFDLGARRYRYTEWQPFLTVVDASRWHVERE; translated from the coding sequence ATGATCGCGAGTGATGTCCTGGTTTTGAATAGTGCGTATTTCCCGGTGCACGTCACGACGCTGCAGCGCGCGATGTGCATGCTCTATCAAGGCATTGTCCGCGCGGTCGACCGCAGTTATCGCACGTTTTCCTTCGAACATTGGCGCAGTCTCGATCCCGATTCGCATCACGAAAGTTTAGGTCTGGTCGGATGTTTCATCCGCATCCCCCGCGTCGTATTGCTCGTGGCCTATGACCGCATCCCGCGTCGCGGGATCCGTTTTTCGCGGCGTAATATTTTGCTGCGCGACAAATATCAGTGCCAGTATTGCTGCCGACATCTTTCCAGTGAACACCTCAATCTCGATCACGTCGTGCCCCGCAGCCAAGGGGGGCGGACGACGTGGGAGAATGTGGTCACGAGTTGTCATCACTGTAATCGGCGCAAGGGCGGGTTTACTCCCGACGAGGCGGGAATGCGGTTGTTGCGCAAACCGTATCGTCCCACGTCGCTCCCGTTTTTCGATCTCGGTGCCCGTCGGTATCGCTATACCGAATGGCAACCTTTTTTGACCGTCGTTGACGCCAGCCGCTGGCATGTGGAGCGGGAGTAA
- a CDS encoding methylmalonyl-CoA mutase gives MLPPTAGVFPFLHGVYPEMYRRRPWTMRQYAGFGTATESNQRYRYLLAQGVTGLSIAFDLPTQLGLDADDPRAAGEVGRSGVSISTLADMETLFDQIPLDQVSTSMTINATAAILLAMYLVVAEQRGVSPVALSGTVQNDVLKEFAARGNFIYPPAPSMRLTTDVIAYSATHLPKWNPISISGYHMREAGCTAVQEVAFTLANGLAYVQAAVDRGLEINAIGPRLSFFFNAHNNFLEEIAKFRAARSLWAALLRTRFHADDAACRLRFHTQTAGSTLTAQQVGNNIVRVAYQAMAAVFGGTQSLHTNSQDEALALPTEIAARTALRTQQILAHETGVTEWVDPLAGSYVVEALTEKIQQDARVYLERIQQLGGAIAAIESGFIQHEIHLAAYAHQQAVEDKSKLVVGVNTLTTEETVPVPILKIDPQIEVAQRERLRQWRTARDTATTNAALEQLKAGALGTDNVVPLIVASVRARATLGEISHVLRSVWGEYQEPASL, from the coding sequence ATGTTGCCACCAACGGCGGGAGTCTTTCCGTTTCTTCATGGCGTGTATCCGGAGATGTACCGTCGACGTCCTTGGACGATGCGGCAGTATGCCGGATTCGGCACTGCGACGGAGTCAAATCAGCGGTATCGGTATCTGTTGGCTCAAGGCGTGACTGGCCTCTCGATCGCGTTCGATCTCCCGACGCAGCTCGGGCTGGATGCCGACGATCCGCGGGCCGCAGGCGAAGTCGGCCGTTCCGGCGTTTCGATCTCGACGTTGGCGGATATGGAGACGCTGTTCGATCAAATCCCGCTCGACCAAGTCTCCACCTCGATGACCATCAATGCGACGGCCGCGATCCTACTGGCGATGTATTTAGTAGTTGCAGAACAACGGGGTGTATCGCCCGTCGCGTTGTCCGGCACGGTGCAGAACGACGTGTTGAAGGAATTCGCCGCGCGCGGCAATTTCATCTATCCGCCCGCCCCTTCGATGCGACTCACGACCGATGTCATCGCCTATAGCGCTACGCACTTGCCGAAATGGAATCCGATCTCAATTTCCGGCTACCATATGCGCGAAGCGGGTTGCACCGCGGTGCAGGAAGTGGCGTTCACGTTGGCCAACGGATTGGCCTACGTGCAGGCCGCGGTGGATCGTGGGCTGGAGATCAACGCTATCGGCCCGCGCCTCTCGTTCTTTTTCAATGCCCATAACAACTTTCTGGAAGAAATCGCGAAATTCCGCGCCGCCCGCAGCTTGTGGGCTGCATTGTTGCGAACACGTTTTCACGCCGACGACGCTGCGTGCCGACTCCGCTTCCACACCCAAACGGCGGGCTCGACACTGACCGCCCAGCAAGTGGGAAACAACATCGTCCGCGTGGCGTATCAGGCGATGGCCGCAGTATTCGGCGGCACGCAGAGCTTGCACACCAACAGTCAAGACGAGGCGTTGGCGTTGCCGACGGAAATCGCAGCGCGCACGGCGTTGCGCACGCAACAAATCCTGGCCCACGAAACAGGCGTCACAGAATGGGTCGACCCACTCGCCGGCTCGTACGTCGTGGAGGCACTGACGGAAAAAATCCAACAAGACGCCCGCGTCTATCTGGAGCGGATCCAACAACTCGGCGGAGCGATTGCGGCGATCGAGTCGGGATTCATCCAACACGAAATCCATCTAGCGGCGTACGCGCACCAACAAGCGGTCGAAGACAAATCAAAACTGGTCGTGGGCGTAAATACGTTGACGACCGAGGAAACCGTGCCAGTCCCCATCTTGAAGATCGATCCACAGATCGAAGTGGCGCAACGGGAACGACTGCGACAATGGCGCACGGCGCGGGATACCGCGACCACGAACGCTGCATTAGAGCAACTGAAGGCCGGCGCGCTCGGCACGGACAACGTCGTGCCACTGATCGTGGCCAGTGTCCGCGCGCGGGCCACGCTCGGCGAAATCAGCCACGTGCTGCGCAGTGTCTGGGGCGAATATCAAGAACCGGCGTCGCTCTAG
- the mce gene encoding methylmalonyl-CoA epimerase, translated as MRFSHLDHVGIAVEDFEAAVTRYTALHGVPPAHVTTVPSEQVQVAMFAVGPTKIELLAATDPQSPIARFIAKRGPGLHHIAYAVTDFDASVAALQAEGLTPIQRPTAFGAEGHRVAFFHPKETGGVLIEIVSANFSK; from the coding sequence ATGCGATTTTCTCATCTTGATCATGTGGGGATTGCGGTGGAGGATTTCGAGGCCGCTGTAACGCGTTACACCGCGCTCCACGGCGTTCCGCCGGCGCATGTCACGACGGTGCCCAGTGAACAGGTGCAAGTGGCGATGTTCGCCGTCGGTCCGACCAAAATCGAATTGTTGGCCGCGACCGATCCTCAAAGTCCGATCGCGCGTTTCATCGCAAAACGGGGGCCGGGGTTGCACCATATCGCCTATGCCGTGACCGATTTCGATGCGAGTGTGGCGGCGTTGCAAGCCGAGGGCCTTACGCCGATCCAACGCCCTACAGCGTTTGGCGCCGAGGGACATCGCGTCGCGTTTTTCCACCCGAAAGAAACGGGCGGCGTGCTGATCGAAATTGTCAGTGCTAATTTCTCAAAGTGA